DNA sequence from the Cupriavidus oxalaticus genome:
ACATAGCCGATGGCCTCGCCATCGACCGGCGAGCGCACCGTCACCGTGCCGGCAGGCGTGCCGTCCTGCCATGGCCGCGGCAGGCCCAGCGAATCCCAGCAGGCTGCGAACTCTTGCGCTTTCATACGTGGGTCTCCTGCAGCGGATGCTGCGTGTAGTGGCGGCCGAAGCGGTTCTTGAGGAAGGCGTCGAGCGGCATCGCCTCCTGGCGCACGAAGCCGGACTGCGGCAACGCGCCCGTGGCCACCATGTCCAGCGCGGTGCAGATGCCCGCCGCGGTGGTCAGCTGGATCGCGTTGACGTGCCCGTCCTTGTTGTCGACCCCGCCGATGCGCGCCGAGAACGAGGCCTGCGTCAGCGGCCCGCGCCCGCGTTCGCCGCCGGCCGGGTAGCCGGTGGCGGTGGCGAACACGATCACCACGTCCTGCTCGGTCACCGGGATGGCGCGGTCGAAGATCTCGCGCAGCCAGTCGCGGCGCTCGCGCAGGCGCAGGTCGTTGAGCAGCAGCTTCATCAGCGCGCAGTGGCCGGGGTAGCGGATGGACTTGTAGTCGACGTGGCGCGCGCGCCCGGCCAGCGTCTCCGGCAGCGTGCCGAGGCCGCCAGATGTATTAAAGGCTTCGTACTCGATACCGTCCAGCGCGAAGCTTTCCAGCCCGTCCAGCGCCGGCAGCTCGACGCGGCGGCCGTCGACGATGGCTTCGCACGGATTGCAGTACTCGTTGATCAGTCCCTCGGTGCTCCAGGTCAGGTTGTACTTGAGCGCGTTGCTCGGATAGCGCGGCAGCGCGCCGACCCGCATCTGCAGGTCCAGCAGCTCGCCGCCGCCACGCAGGAAGCGCCGCGCCAGGTCATGGCCGACCACGCCGATAAAGCCCGGCGCGAGCCCGCACTGCGGCATCAGCACCGAGCGTGCGTTCTGCGCCAGCTGGCGGATCGCATGGGTGGCGGCCACGTCCTCGGTCAGGTCGAAGTAGTGCACGCCCAATCGAGCGGCGACCGAGGCCACCGCGATGGCGGCGTGGAACGGCAGCGCGTTGAGCACCGCATCGGCGCCGGCCAGCAGCGCGGCGCAGGTGCCCGGTTCGGTGGGATCGCCGGCGCGCGCCAGCACGCCGCGCGGCAGGCCGTCGAGGCGGCGCGCGTCATGGTCGACCACGCTGACGCGGTAGTCGCCGCTGTCATGCAGCATCGCGGCAATGGTGCGGCCGATCTTGCCCGCGCCCAGCACCGTCACGTGCAGCGGGCGGTTCGCCTTGGGCAGGTCTGGCGGGGCCTGCCGGCCCAGGTTCGAGGGTTGCATGGTGTCTCCGTCCACAAGAAAGGTTGTCCCGTGACTGGAGTATGGATAGCGGCGGCGACGGAATGAAGGCGCAATAACGACGAAAACCCGCCATAATCGAACGAAACGACGAACCTGTCCGACGTTATGACCGAACTCGACGTGACCGACCGCCACCTGCTGTCGCTGCTGCAGGCCAATGCGCGCGAAAGTGCCGCCAACCTCGCCCGGCAGCTGGGCATCGCCCGCACCACCGTGGTCGCCCGCATCGTCCGGCTGGAGCGCAGCGGCGTGATCGCCGGCTATGGCGTGCGCCTGGGGCAGAAAATGGAAGACAACGTGATCCTGGCCTACTGCGGGCTGTCGGTGCAGCCCAAGGCCGCGCCGGCGATCCTGCGCGCGCTGCAGCGCCTGCCCGAGATCGAAGAGGTCAACTCGGTCAGCGGGCCGGTCGATTACCTGGTGGCGATCCGCTGCGACACGCACGACCGGCTGGACCGGCTGCTGGACGAGATCGGCATGCTCGACGGCGTCAACCACACCACCACCTCGATCGTGCTGGCGCGCAAGCTCGACCGCCGGCGCGCTGCCGGCTGAAGCGGTATGCTCGCAGACCGAACAAGCCAAAGCGGAGATATCCAATGAGCAATCCGATCCGTGTCGCCGTGGGCGGCGTGACCGGCTGGGCCGGCGGTGAACTGGCGCGCGGCGTGGCGCATGCCGCCGACATGACGCTGGTGGCAGGCCTGTCGCGCGGCGCCGCCGGGCAGCCGCTGGCGCAGCTGACCGGCCATGCCGACACGCCGGGCGTGGCTGCCGCCAGCATCGACGCGCTGGGACAGACGCCGTACGACGTCTATGTCGAGTACACCAAGCCGGCCGTCGCCAAGCACAACATCCTGCAGGCGCTGGCGCACGGCGCGCACGTGGTGGTGGGTACCTCGGGGCTGACCGACGAGGACTACGCCGAGATCGATGCGGCCGCGCGCAAGGCCGAGCGCGGCGTGCTGGCCTGCGGCAATTTCGCCATCACCGTGGTGCTGCTGCAGAAGTTTGCCGAGATGGCGGCGCGCCACCTGGAGCATTGGGAGATCATCGACTATGCCAAGGCCGGCAAGGTCGACGTGCCGTCCGGCACGGTGCGCGAGCTGGCGTACCGGCTCGGCCAGGTCAAGACCGCCGCGCAGGCGGTGCCGGTGGACCAGGTCAACGGCCCCAAGGAAACGCGCGGCGCCACCATGTCGGGCACGCAGGTGCACGCGGTGCGGCTGCCCGGTTACCAGCTCGGCGTCGAGGTGATCTTCGGCGCCGACGGCCAGCGCCTGCACCTCAAGCACGAGGCCGGCGACGGCTCCAAGCCGTATGTTGCCGGCGCGCTGCTGGCGATCCGCAAGGTCCACACCGTGCGCGGCGTGGTGCGGGGGCTGGACAAGGTGATGGAAGGTCTGTGACGGCCGCGGGCCGGCACGGCCTCGCGCTGCTTACCAGCTGCCGGGATTGACCGGCTTGGCAGGCGGCTTGGCGGCCGCCTTTTCGGTCTTTTCAGACTTGTCAGCCTTGCCTTTCGCCGCGGGCGCCGATGCGGGGTTCAACTTGCCTTCCACCTCGGCATCCTTTTCCGCCATCAGCTGGCGCGCCTGGGGCAGCAGCATCTCGATGGTGCCGGTGGCCGGGTCTTCCGGCATCGCGTACAGCTCAATGGTCAGTGGCCTCTTCGTCCAGCCGGCATGGATCGTCTTGACGGTCTTGCCGGCCTTGTCGCGCATCTCTTCCTGTTCCTGGCGGAACGGCTTGCCATACAGCGCGTTGATGCTGTCGACGGCGGCCTGCTGCGAATTGGCGCCGGCGGTCGGGACCACCAGGCCGACCAGCGCATTGCGGTCGACAAAGGCCACCACATGCGGGCCATCCATGAAGCCCGGGCGCTTGTCGCGCGGCACGCCGACCTGGCGCACCAGGCCGTCGCCCTTCAGTTCCACGCAGAACGCGGTCACGTCGCGGCCGTCGGGCGAGCGCTTGTCGGCGCAATCGGGCAACGCGGGCAGCGGATTGCCGATCTCGAGCATGCCCAGCAGCGGCGCCAGCGCGCTGTTGTCCGCCTTGGCGGACGGCGCTGGTGTGGGTGCTGATGCGGCGGGGGCGGCGGGGGCGGCGGGGGCGGCAATGGCGCCGGCGGCGCCCAGCAGGCCGGCGAGCGCCAGCCCGGCAATGGGAAATTTCAAATCAGACTCCTGGAAAACGGCTCCGGGTTGGAGCGCGCCCCGCGCCGGGATGTTCCTGGGGCCGGGTGCGGCGCCGGTCACGCATGACAGCGAGGCAGCGGCATGAGTGCCGCGCAAGCCACCGGACGCCTGCGGATCGGGGGCGAGCGCTAGCTTAACCGATCGCCCCGGCGGCTCCTGCACATGCGTTGGTGTCAGCTGCGGCGTCAGGCCGGCGCCTTGCGCACCAGCGCCTGCGCCTCGCGCCGGAAGCCATGGCTCACCTGGTGGTAAAACGGACGCGGCGAGAACTGCCGCGAGATGAACGACGCCAGCAGCGACGCCGCCAGCAGGAACACGGTCAGGTCCTGCGTGCGCGTCATCTCCATCACGATCACGCTGGCGGTGACAGGCGCCTGCGTGGCCGCGGCCAGGAACGCCGCCATCGACACCAGCGCCAGCACGCGCGGCTCGGCCATGCCGGTGACGAACTGCGCCACGTTCTGGCCGATGCCCGCGCCGATCGCCAGCGCTGGCGTGAAGATCCCGCCCGGAATGCCGGCAAAGTAGGACACCACCGTCGCCACCAGCTTGGCGATGCCGAACCACAGCGTCGCATGCGATTCGCCGTTGATCAGCGCCGCGGCCTGGTCGTAGCCGGTGCCGAAGGTAGCGCCCGCGGTCGCCACGCCGAGCGCTGCCACCACCAGCCCGCAGCCGAACGCGACCCACACCGGATGCTGCGCCGGCCAGGCGCGCCATTGCGCGGGCAGCAAGCCAGGCACGCCGCCGGCCAGCACCTTGGCAAAGAAGCCGCCCAGCACGCCATTGAGCAGCGCGCACACCAGCACCGGGCCCCACGCGTTGCTCAGCGCCAGCATCGGCGCCTTGACCACGAAATACGGGTTGTTGCCCAGCACTGCCAGCGACAGGAAACCCGCGGTCAGCACGCCCGACAGCACCAGCCGGTCCCAGCGTACCGCGGTACCCCGCCCCAGCTCCTCGATGGCGAACACCACGCCGGCCAGCGGTGTATTGAACGCGGCCGCCAGTCCGCCGGCCGCGCCCGCGGCGATCAGCGCATTGGGATGGAAGCCGATGCGCAAGCGCAGCTTCTCCTGGCACCAGCGGCCCCACGCCAGCATACCCGCGGCGCCGACCTGCACCGATGGCCCTTCGCGGCCCACCGACGCGCCGGCCAGCAACGCCAGCGTGGTCAGGAGCACCTTCCATATCGATTGCCGCAATGACACCAGCGCCGTCTGCGCCGGGCCATTCGGCGGCAGCGTAAACGCCGCGATCACCTGCGGGATGCCGCTGCCGCGCGCCTGCGGCGCAAAGCGGATCGTCAGCCAGCGCAGCGCGGCCAGCCCGAACGGCAGCATCACGAACGCCAGCCACGGCGTGGCCTGCGTCAGGTGGTGGTTCCAGCGCAGCGCCACCTCGGCGATCCACGCGAACACCAGCGAGAACAGGCCGACACAGCCGGCGCCGAACATGAACACCGTGTAGCGCAGCGTGGTGCGCGATATGCGGCCGGCCTGGCGCGATTTGCGCCAGGCGGCGACGCGGGCGCGGCGGGTGAGTGCGTTGATGAGGCGGGGATCGGGGGGCGATGCGGCGGGGTCAGGCTGGGCCTGGGCGTCTGGACGCTGCCCCGGCTCCGTGGACGACGGATTGGCGGAATCGGGATCTTTGGGATCGGTGGGCTCGCGCTCGGTCATGACACGGGGGCGTTGCTGGGGCATCCGGCGCGGTGGCGGTACTGCGCGGCCGGGATCAGCGATGAACTATACGCTCATCGTTGCGGCGTGGGCCAAGGGTGGCCGGTGATCGGCTCGCGAGCAATTGAGTAAGCTGCCGCCCGTGGTGAACGCTCCCCTCTCCCGCGAAGTGGGAGAGGGGTGGGGGTGAGGGCCGGAGTGTCAACGAAGTCCACCCCCTCGGCATAGCCACCGCCTGCCCTCACCCCCTGCCCCTCTCCCGCGCGCGGGAGAGGGGAGCAAACCCTCAGTCAGCGAAGCTGAGCGCAATCAATCCAGCGAAATATTATTCGCCTTGATCACCTTCCCCCAATGCTCCCGGTCCGCCTCGACATACCGGTCGATCTCCGCCTGCGTGCGCGGCGGCTGCACGATCAGCCCGAGCGCGCTGAAGGTCGCGCGGAACTGCGGGTCCTTCAGCACGTGCGAAGCGGCCGCCTGCAGTTTGGCTACGGCTTCAGGCGGCGTCTGCGCCGGCACCGCCAGCCCGAACCACGTCGCAGCCTGGAAATTGGGATAGCCGCTCTCGGCCACCGTCGGCACGTTGGGCAGCACCTCCAGCCGGGTGCGGCCGGTGACCGCCAGCGCCTTGAGCTTGCCGGCCTTGATATGCGGCAGCGAGGTGCTGACCACATCGACCATCAGCTGCACGTCGTTGGCCAGCAGCGCCGCCAGCGCGGGCGCGCTGCCGTTGTAGGGCACATGCGTGACGTTGATGCCCAGCTCGGTCTTGAGCATCTCGGTGGCCAGCTGCAGCGCATTGCCCAGCCCCACCGACGCATAGTTGAGCTTGCCGCCGGACGACTTGGCGTAGGCCGCGAACTCCTTGATGTTGCCGGCCGGCACCTGGGTGTTGGTCACCACCACCAGCGGCGCCTCGGCACCGATCGTGAAGATCTTGAAGTCCTTGGGCGGGTCGTAGGTGATCTTCTTGTACAGCATGGGGTTCAGCACCATGCTGCCGTTGGTCGCCAGCACCATGGTGTAGCCGTCGGCGGGCGCGCGGGCCACGCTGTTGGTGCCGATCATGGTGGCGGCGCCGGGGCGGTTCTCGACCACCACGGTCTGGCCGAGCTGGCGCGACATGCCGTCGGCCAGCGCGCGCCCGAACTGGTCGGTCGAGCCGCCCGGCGTGTACGGCACCACCAGCTTGAGCGGCCGCTCCGGATAGGCGGCCAGGGCGGCGCCGCCCCACAGCGCCAGCGCGCAGCCGGCGCCGGCTGCCAGCGCGGCGAGCCAGGCCCGCCGTCCTCTCTTTTCCTCGTGCATCGCGTCTCCTCCTGTGGTTGTCCTTGTGTTGCCGCGCCGCCCGGTACGCTTACACGCGCCGCTGGCGGCCTTCCCAGTATCGGTCGCGCAGCCGGCGCTTGGCGAGCTTGCCGGTCTCGTCGCGCGGCAGCTGCGGCTCGATCACGATGCTGCGCGGCACCTTGAAGCCCGACAGCCGCTGGCGCAGCCAATCGATCACGTCGGCCTCGCGGATCTCCGCGCCCGGCATCGGCTGCACCAGGCCCAGCAGGCGCTCGCCGTACTCGTCGTCGGGGACGCCGAACACCACGCAGTCGGCCACGCCGGGATAGCGCACCAGCTCGTGCTCGATCTCGGCCGGGTAGATGTTGACGCCGCCGGAGATCACCATGTCGGAGGCGCGGTCGCAGATGAACAGGTAGCCGTCGGCATCGACGTAGCCCATGTCGCCCAGCGTCACCAGCCCGCCGCGGTCGATGGCGCTGCGCGCGGCGTCGTTGTTGCGGTAGCTGAAGTCGGGATAGGCGGGCTGGCGCACGTAGACCAGGCCGACTTCGCCCGGCGCGCACTCGCGGCCGTCTTCGTCCAGGATGCGCAGCTGCGCGTCGTCGACAGGCTTGCCGGCGGTGCCCGGGCGCGCGGCGGCGTCTGCCGGCGTGGCCACGGTGATCATGCCGGCCTCGCTGGAGGCATAGGTCTCATAGATGATCGGGCCGAACCAGTCGAGCATGGCGCGCTTGACCTCCGGCGCGCACGGCGAGCCGGTCGAGGCGACGAAGCGCAGCGACGACACGTCGTACTTCGCGCGCACCTCGGGCGCCAGCTTGAGCAGGCGCACGTACATGATCGGCACCAGGTAGATCACGTCGATGCGGTGCTGCTCGATCAGCGCCAGCACCTGCTCGGCATCGAAGCGCGGCGTGATCACCAGGCGCTCGGCCATCTGCAGCGCATTCTGGATAAACGAGCTTGGCGCGCTGTGATACAGCGGCGCCGACATCAGCGCGCGGCAGCCCGGCTCGAGGCCGTAGGCCTGCCGCACCAGCGAGCGCGCGCGCGCCTGCTGCGCTTCCAGCTGGTCCAGCGGGACCGCAGCGCGCACCACGCCCTTGGGCCGGCCGGTGGTGCCGGAGGTGTAGGCCATGTGGCCGCGCGGCGCCACGCGTGGGCCGTCATACGCGGGCTGCTGCGCCAGCCAGCCTTCATATTCGATCGCGCCCCCGGCGCTGCCGCCGACCGACAGGACGGTCATGCCCGCGGGCACCGCATCATGCATCGCGGGCAGCAGGTCGGACTGGACCAGCAACACCTTGGCGCCGCTGTCGGCCAGCAGGAAGCGCACTTCCTCGGCAGTGAAGTGCCAGTTGATCGGGCAGTAGTAGCAGCCGGCGGTCCGGCAGGCGTTGACCACGTCGGCATAGGCCGGATCGTTGCGCAGCAGCACCGCGACCACGTCGCCTTGCTGCACGCCCAGCCGGCGCAGGCCGCCGGCGAGTTGCGCGCCACGCGCCACCAGTTCGCCGGCGCTGCGGTGCATATCTTCAAACCAGAGGTCCGTGGCCATCCGTTGTCTCCCTTTTTCGCTACGCTGACTGACAGCTTGCCACTGTATCGGCGGGGTCCTGCATCGACAATCACGCGCAGCGGAATCACAATGTTGCGCCAGACTCGACAATCCCACAGGCAATCCCGGATGGACCTCAACCTGATCCAGGCCTTCGTCGATATCGTCGACGCCGGCAACCTGGCCGAAGCGGGCCGGCGGCGCGGCGTGACGCGCTCGCAGGTCAGCCGCCAGCTGCGCGAGCTGGAGCACCAGGCGGGTGCCCAGCTGCTGCGCCGGACCACCCGGCGGCTGGAGTTGACCGAGCCCGGCCACGCGCTGTACCAGCACGGCGTGCGCATCCTGCAGGAGGTGACTTCGGCGCAGGCGGAGATCGACAGCCTGGGCAAGACCCTGCGCGGCCATGTGCGCGTGAGCGTGCCGACCGGGCTGGGCGATGCCTATATCGCGCCATTGCTGCTGCGCTTTGCCAAGCTGCATCCCGGGATCACGCTGCGGGTGTTCTTTGCCAACCGCGTCAACGACCTGATCGCGGCCGAGATCGACGTGGCGCTGAAGGTCACTTCGGCGCCCCCGCTGGACCATGTGGCGCGGGAAATCTGCGATATCCGCTGGCAACTGTACGCATCGCCGGAATACCTCGCGACCATCCCGCCGGTGCGGGTGCCGCCCGACCTGGCCGGGTGCAGCTTCCTTTGCCCGCCCTATACGCCACGCCAGTTCGCGCTGTCTCTGTACCGCGAGGGCCAGTGCGTCGACGTGGCGCTGACGCCGACGCTGCAATCCGAGCACTTCCTGTTCCTGGCGCGCGCGGTCAGGGAGGGACATGGCATCGGCCTGCTGCCGGTCTATATCGGCTGGGAGGCTGTGCAAGCCGGTACGCTGGTGCCCGTGCTGCCGGACTGGCGGCCGGAAGGGCTGGGCAACCGGCTCTTCATCATCACCACGCCGAACCTGCATCCGTCGATGGCCACCCGGGCGCTGATCGGGTTCATGCGGGAAGAGCTGGGCAAGCTGGAAGTCTTCGCCACCTCTGACAGCCGGGAGTGACGTGCCGCCAGCGCCACGCGCTGGGTGAAATGGCCGATGATCGAACGGATTTGCGCAATCCATCGGCAAGCTGGTGCACGGACTTGCATTCTGCAAGCTATGCTCGGGAGAACTTGCAAATTGAAAGCAAGACATCGATCGAGGCGCCGAGACCATGCCACCCACCCCAACCGATTTCACTTCGATGCCCTGCCCGGTCGCTCGCTCCATGGCGGTGCTGGGCGAGCGCTGGGCCATCCTGGTGCTGCGCGAGGCCTTCTACGGCAGCACGCGCTTCGATGAGTTCGAACGCAACCTGGGCATCGCCCCCAATATCCTCAGCGCCCGGCTCAAGACGCTGGTGGCGCACGGCCTGCTGGCCCGCGTCACGCCAGAGGGCGGTGGCCGCCACGTCTACCAGCTGACCGGCAAGGGCCGTGACTTCTTCCCGGCCTATGTCGCGCTCAAGGCCTGGGCCGATCGCTGGATGACCGATGACAAAGGTCCACTGACGCTGCTGCAGGACCGCCGCACCGGCCGGGAAATCGCCGAGCCCGCACTGGCACGCGCCGACGGCACGCCGATCACGCTGGACGACGTGCGCGTGCTGCCCGGCCCGGGCGCCGGCCGCTTCCTGCGGCGCCGCTTCGGCGAACCCGACAGCGTGGGCCACGGCGCGGAGCACGGACATGAGTGAAGCCCGTGCCTTGCCCGCCGGCAGCGTCCCGGCCGAGGCAGTCCCCGCCAGCGAACTCGCCCGCCGCATCGGGCGGCTGGCCGGCCCGACCGCGCTGATCGCGCTGCTGCAGGCCGTGGGCCAGCTGATCGAAACCTGGCTGGCCGCGCGCCAGGGCACCGCCGCGCTGGCGGGTTGGGCGGTGGTGCTGCCGTTTGCGCTGCTGCTGCAGCAGATGTCGACCGGCGCCATGGGCGGCGGCGTGGTCGCGGCAATCGCGCGGGCGCTGGGTGCCAACAAGCGCGACGAGGCCTCGGCACTGGTGATGCATGCGCTGCTGATCGCGGTCACGGCCGGGCTCGCCTTTGCCGTGGTGCTGGCCGGCTTCCCGCGTGGCGTGCTCGGTGCCGTGGCCGGCGCCACCGCTGCCGAAGCGGCCGCCACCTATGCGATCTGGCTGTTCGGCGCGGGTGCGATCCCGGCGTGGCTGGCCAATACGCTGGCCTCGGTGCTGCGCGGCGGCGGCCGCCATGCGCTGGCGGCGCGCGTGCTGGCGCTGATGTGGGTGGCCTTCCCGGTACTGTCGTGGCTGCTGGCCGAGCCCGCCGGCATGGGGCTGGCCGGCATCGGCGCGGCGCTGGCGGCGGTCTCGTGGGCTGCAGCCCTGGCGATGGCGATCGTGGTCGCGCGTGGCGGCGCGGGCTTCGTGCCGGTGCTGCGGATCCAGCCGTCGTGGGCGCTGTTCTCGCGGATCCTGTCGGTGGGGCTGGTGGCGTGCGCGCTGGCT
Encoded proteins:
- a CDS encoding saccharopine dehydrogenase C-terminal domain-containing protein, with the protein product MQPSNLGRQAPPDLPKANRPLHVTVLGAGKIGRTIAAMLHDSGDYRVSVVDHDARRLDGLPRGVLARAGDPTEPGTCAALLAGADAVLNALPFHAAIAVASVAARLGVHYFDLTEDVAATHAIRQLAQNARSVLMPQCGLAPGFIGVVGHDLARRFLRGGGELLDLQMRVGALPRYPSNALKYNLTWSTEGLINEYCNPCEAIVDGRRVELPALDGLESFALDGIEYEAFNTSGGLGTLPETLAGRARHVDYKSIRYPGHCALMKLLLNDLRLRERRDWLREIFDRAIPVTEQDVVIVFATATGYPAGGERGRGPLTQASFSARIGGVDNKDGHVNAIQLTTAAGICTALDMVATGALPQSGFVRQEAMPLDAFLKNRFGRHYTQHPLQETHV
- a CDS encoding Lrp/AsnC family transcriptional regulator translates to MTELDVTDRHLLSLLQANARESAANLARQLGIARTTVVARIVRLERSGVIAGYGVRLGQKMEDNVILAYCGLSVQPKAAPAILRALQRLPEIEEVNSVSGPVDYLVAIRCDTHDRLDRLLDEIGMLDGVNHTTTSIVLARKLDRRRAAG
- the dapB gene encoding 4-hydroxy-tetrahydrodipicolinate reductase; the encoded protein is MSNPIRVAVGGVTGWAGGELARGVAHAADMTLVAGLSRGAAGQPLAQLTGHADTPGVAAASIDALGQTPYDVYVEYTKPAVAKHNILQALAHGAHVVVGTSGLTDEDYAEIDAAARKAERGVLACGNFAITVVLLQKFAEMAARHLEHWEIIDYAKAGKVDVPSGTVRELAYRLGQVKTAAQAVPVDQVNGPKETRGATMSGTQVHAVRLPGYQLGVEVIFGADGQRLHLKHEAGDGSKPYVAGALLAIRKVHTVRGVVRGLDKVMEGL
- a CDS encoding chloride channel protein, encoding MTEREPTDPKDPDSANPSSTEPGQRPDAQAQPDPAASPPDPRLINALTRRARVAAWRKSRQAGRISRTTLRYTVFMFGAGCVGLFSLVFAWIAEVALRWNHHLTQATPWLAFVMLPFGLAALRWLTIRFAPQARGSGIPQVIAAFTLPPNGPAQTALVSLRQSIWKVLLTTLALLAGASVGREGPSVQVGAAGMLAWGRWCQEKLRLRIGFHPNALIAAGAAGGLAAAFNTPLAGVVFAIEELGRGTAVRWDRLVLSGVLTAGFLSLAVLGNNPYFVVKAPMLALSNAWGPVLVCALLNGVLGGFFAKVLAGGVPGLLPAQWRAWPAQHPVWVAFGCGLVVAALGVATAGATFGTGYDQAAALINGESHATLWFGIAKLVATVVSYFAGIPGGIFTPALAIGAGIGQNVAQFVTGMAEPRVLALVSMAAFLAAATQAPVTASVIVMEMTRTQDLTVFLLAASLLASFISRQFSPRPFYHQVSHGFRREAQALVRKAPA
- a CDS encoding Bug family tripartite tricarboxylate transporter substrate binding protein, which encodes MHEEKRGRRAWLAALAAGAGCALALWGGAALAAYPERPLKLVVPYTPGGSTDQFGRALADGMSRQLGQTVVVENRPGAATMIGTNSVARAPADGYTMVLATNGSMVLNPMLYKKITYDPPKDFKIFTIGAEAPLVVVTNTQVPAGNIKEFAAYAKSSGGKLNYASVGLGNALQLATEMLKTELGINVTHVPYNGSAPALAALLANDVQLMVDVVSTSLPHIKAGKLKALAVTGRTRLEVLPNVPTVAESGYPNFQAATWFGLAVPAQTPPEAVAKLQAAASHVLKDPQFRATFSALGLIVQPPRTQAEIDRYVEADREHWGKVIKANNISLD
- a CDS encoding acyl-CoA synthetase; translated protein: MATDLWFEDMHRSAGELVARGAQLAGGLRRLGVQQGDVVAVLLRNDPAYADVVNACRTAGCYYCPINWHFTAEEVRFLLADSGAKVLLVQSDLLPAMHDAVPAGMTVLSVGGSAGGAIEYEGWLAQQPAYDGPRVAPRGHMAYTSGTTGRPKGVVRAAVPLDQLEAQQARARSLVRQAYGLEPGCRALMSAPLYHSAPSSFIQNALQMAERLVITPRFDAEQVLALIEQHRIDVIYLVPIMYVRLLKLAPEVRAKYDVSSLRFVASTGSPCAPEVKRAMLDWFGPIIYETYASSEAGMITVATPADAAARPGTAGKPVDDAQLRILDEDGRECAPGEVGLVYVRQPAYPDFSYRNNDAARSAIDRGGLVTLGDMGYVDADGYLFICDRASDMVISGGVNIYPAEIEHELVRYPGVADCVVFGVPDDEYGERLLGLVQPMPGAEIREADVIDWLRQRLSGFKVPRSIVIEPQLPRDETGKLAKRRLRDRYWEGRQRRV
- a CDS encoding LysR family transcriptional regulator, with amino-acid sequence MDLNLIQAFVDIVDAGNLAEAGRRRGVTRSQVSRQLRELEHQAGAQLLRRTTRRLELTEPGHALYQHGVRILQEVTSAQAEIDSLGKTLRGHVRVSVPTGLGDAYIAPLLLRFAKLHPGITLRVFFANRVNDLIAAEIDVALKVTSAPPLDHVAREICDIRWQLYASPEYLATIPPVRVPPDLAGCSFLCPPYTPRQFALSLYREGQCVDVALTPTLQSEHFLFLARAVREGHGIGLLPVYIGWEAVQAGTLVPVLPDWRPEGLGNRLFIITTPNLHPSMATRALIGFMREELGKLEVFATSDSRE
- a CDS encoding winged helix-turn-helix transcriptional regulator → MPPTPTDFTSMPCPVARSMAVLGERWAILVLREAFYGSTRFDEFERNLGIAPNILSARLKTLVAHGLLARVTPEGGGRHVYQLTGKGRDFFPAYVALKAWADRWMTDDKGPLTLLQDRRTGREIAEPALARADGTPITLDDVRVLPGPGAGRFLRRRFGEPDSVGHGAEHGHE
- a CDS encoding MATE family efflux transporter, with product MSEARALPAGSVPAEAVPASELARRIGRLAGPTALIALLQAVGQLIETWLAARQGTAALAGWAVVLPFALLLQQMSTGAMGGGVVAAIARALGANKRDEASALVMHALLIAVTAGLAFAVVLAGFPRGVLGAVAGATAAEAAATYAIWLFGAGAIPAWLANTLASVLRGGGRHALAARVLALMWVAFPVLSWLLAEPAGMGLAGIGAALAAVSWAAALAMAIVVARGGAGFVPVLRIQPSWALFSRILSVGLVACALASVANLTTILVTAQLRHHGTAAVAAYGISARLEFLMIPLAFGVGSALTALVGRAVGAGDWHTARRTAWVGAFLALAIAGTAGAAVGLAPVRFASLFTNDAEVIAIAARALSWVGPAFGGFGLGMALYFASMGAGRMRWPVAAGLCRIALAAGGGWVLANVFGMGLDGHFLGVALGITAYGVVTALGVRQGEWSAR